From the genome of Spinacia oleracea cultivar Varoflay chromosome 2, BTI_SOV_V1, whole genome shotgun sequence, one region includes:
- the LOC110776358 gene encoding carbamoyl-phosphate synthase large chain, chloroplastic, whose protein sequence is MGYCIHQISDKLISPSLLPKPRNPSLPKSTSSHFTNFHSKNTFFSSSSSNLYRRLSIARPLSVRTRATISIKSENAASKTPERNVQKTGKRTDLKKIMILGAGPIVIGQACEFDYSGTQACKALKEEGYEVVLVNSNPATIMTDPDLADRTYITPLTPDLVEQILEKERPDALLPTMGGQTALNLAVALAESGALDKYGVELIGAKLDAIKKAEDRELFREAMKNIGVKTPPSGIGNTVDECFQIAAEIGEFPLIIRPAFTLGGSGGGIAYNREEFEAICKSGLAASYTKQVLVEKSLLGWKEYELEVMRDLADNVVIICSIENIDPMGVHTGDSITVAPAQTLTDKEYQRLRDYSIAIIREIGVECGGSNVQFAVNPADGEVMVIEMNPRVSRSSALASKATGFPIAKMAAKLSVGYSLDQIPNDITRKTPASFEPSIDYVVTKIPRFAFEKFPGSQPILTTQMKSVGEAMALGRTFQESFQKAVRSLELGYAGWGCGKIKELDWDLEQLKYSLRVPNPDRIHAIYAVMKKGMTVDEIHELSFVDKWFLTQLKELVDVEQYLLSRKLSELTKDDFYEIKKRGFSDKQIAFATKSTEKEVRSTRLSFGVAPAYKRVDTCAAEFEANTPYMYSSYDFECESATTQMKKVLILGGGPNRIGQGIEFDYCCCHTSFALQSAGYETIMMNSNPETVSTDYDTSDRLYFEPLTVEDVLNIIDLERPDGIIVQFGGQTPLKLALPIQQYLDENKPMSASGAGPVRIWGTSPDSIDAAEDRKRFNAILDELKIEQPKGGIARSEADALKITAEIGYPVVVRPSYVLGGRAMEIVYNDEKLMTYLENAVEVDPERPVLIDKYLIDAVEIDIDCLADSYGNVVIGGIMEHIEQAGVHSGDSACFLPTKTVSSSCLETIRTWTMKLAKRLNVCGLMNCQYAITTSGDVFLLEANPRASRTVPFVSKAIGHPLAKYACLVMSGKSLGDLNFTEEVIPKHMSVKEAVLPFDKFAGCDVLLGPEMRSTGEVMGIAYDFSLAFALAQIAAGQKLPHSGTVFLSLNDLTKPHLPAIARSFLDLGFNLVSTSGTARILELEGIPVERVLKMHEGRPHAGDMVANGQINLMVITSSGDDLDQIDGRALRRMALAYKIPIVTTVAGALVTAEAIKSLKSSPVKMYALQDFFQDKAETGASKRLQSVS, encoded by the exons ATGGGTTATTGCATTCATCAAATTTCTGACAAATTGATTTCACCATCCCTCCTCCCTAAACCCAGAAATCCCTCCTTACCCAAATCAACCTCTTCCCACTTCACGAATTTCCACTCAAAAAACACTTTCTTCTCTTCATCCTCATCAAACTTGTACCGCCGTCTCTCCATCGCACGGCCCTTGAGTGTCAGAACACGGGCGACAATCTCCATTAAAAGTGAAAATGCTGCATCAAAAACCCCAGAAAGGAATGTGCAGAAAACTGGGAAAAGAACCGATTTGAAGAAGATTATGATTCTGGGTGCAGGCCCAATTGTGATTGGACAAGCGTGCGAGTTCGATTACTCCGGTACGCAAGCCTGTAAAGCGTTGAAGGAAGAAGGGTATGAAGTGGTTCTGGTAAATTCTAACCCTGCTACTATTATGACTGACCCTGATTTGGCTGATAGAACTTATATAACACCATTAACCCCTGATTTAGTTGAACAAATTCTGGAAAAAGAAAGGCCTGATGCATTGCTTCCTACCATGGGAGGGCAAACTGCTTTAAATTTGGCTGTTGCATTGGCTGAAAGTGGGGCGTTGGATAAGTATGGGGTTGAGTTAATTGGGGCGAAGCTTGATGCCATTAAGAAGGCTGAAGATAGGGAGTTGTTTAGGGAAGCTATGAAGAATATTGGTGTAAAGACACCGCCTTCTGGGATTGGGAATACGGTTGATGAGTGTTTCCAGATTGCTGCCGAAATTGGGGAGTTCCCGTTGATTATAAGGCCGGCATTTACATTGGGAGGGAGCGGAGGGGGGATTGCATATAATAGGGAGGAGTTTGAGGCGATTTGTAAGTCGGGTTTGGCTGCTAGCTACACTAAACAAGTGTTGGTGGAGAAGTCATTGTTGGGGTGGAAAGAGTATGAATTGGAGGTTATGAGGGATTTAGCTGACAATGTTGTTATTATTTGTTCAATTGAGAATATTGATCCTATGGGAGTACATACAGGGGATTCGATTACAGTAGCTCCTGCTCAAACCTTGACTGATAAGGAGTACCAACGGCTTAGGGATTACTCTATTGCTATTATCAGGGAGATTGGTGTTGAATGTGGTGGTTCAAATGTTCAGTTTGCGGTAAACCCTGCAGATGGGGAAGTAATGGTTATTGAGATGAATCCTAGGGTGTCGAGATCATCTGCCCTCGCTTCTAAAGCTACTGGTTTTCCAATTGCGAAGATGGCTGCCAAGTTGTCAGTTGGGTATTCTCTGGATCAGATTCCAAATGATATTACTAGGAAAACTCCTGCAAGTTTTGAGCCTTCTATTGATTATGTGGTGACAAAG ATTCCACGATTTGCATTTGAGAAATTTCCTGGTTCTCAGCCAATTCTGACCACTCAGATGAAATCTGTTGGTGAGGCTATGGCTTTAGGTCGCACATTCCAGGAGTCTTTTCAAAAGGCAGTTAGATCTTTAGAACTCGGCTATGCTGGGTGGGGTTGTGGCAAGATAAAGGAGTTGGATTGGGATTTGGAGCAGCTAAAATATAGCCTTCGTGTTCCAAACCCTGATCGCATCCATGCTATCTATGCTGTGATGAAGAAAGGCATGACAGTTGATGAAATTCATGAGTTGAGTTTTGTAGATAAATGGTTTCTCACACAACTCAAAGAACTAGTTGATGTGGAGCAATACCTTTTATCTCGGAAACTGTCTGAACTTACAAAAGACGACTTCTATGAGATAAAGAAAAGAGGTTTTAGTGACAAACAGATTGCCTTTGCAACTAAATCGACAGAGAAAGAAGTTCGTTCTACAAGATTGTCATTTGGTGTAGCCCCAGCTTATAAGCGTGTTGATACATGTGCTGCAGAATTTGAGGCTAATACTCCCTACATGTATTCGTCTTATGATTTTGAGTGTGAATCAGCTACTACTCAAATGAAAAAGGTTTTGATCCTAGGTGGTGGGCCAAATCGTATTGGCCAAgggattgagtttgactattgcTGCTGCCATACTTCATTCGCCCTTCAG AGTGCCGGGTATGAGACCATCATGATGAACTCAAACCCCGAAACTGTATCCACAGATTATGACACTAGTGATCGACTTTATTTTGAACCTCTTACAGTTGAAGATGTTCTCAACATCATTGACCTTGAACGACCTGATGGCATAATTGTGCAGTTTGGTGGTCAAACCCCCTTGAAGCTCGCACTGCCTATTCAACAGTATTTGGATGAGAATAAGCCTATGAGTGCAAGTGGGGCAGGCCCAGTTCGTATTTGGGGAACATCACCTGATTCCATTGATGCAGCAGAGGATAGAAAAAGGTTCAATGCTATTCTGGATGAGTTGAAGATTGAGCAGCCAAAGGGAGGCATTGCAAGGAGCGAAGCTGATGCTCTCAAAATTACAGCTGAGATTGGATACCCTGTTGTTGTGAGGCCTTCATACGTCCTTGGTGGTAGAGCAATGGAAATAGTATATAATGACGAAAAACTGATGACTTACCTCGAGAATGCTGTTGAGGTTGATCCAGAACGACCTGTTCTGATTGACAAATATCTCATTGATGCTGTTGAGATTGATATTGATTGTTTAGCTGACTCATATGGTAATGTGGTCATTGGTGGGATAATGGAGCACATCGAGCAAGCTGGGGTTCATTCTGGTGACTCGGCTTGTTTCCTCCCCACCAAAACCGTTTCATCTTCATGCTTGGAGACCATTAGGACTTGGACGATGAAATTGGCAAAGCGGTTGAATGTTTGTGGCCTCATGAATTGTCAATATGCCATCACAACATCAGGGGACGTTTTCTTGCTCGAGGCTAACCCCCGTGCATCACGTACAGTTCCATTTGTGTCCAAGGCAATTGGGCACCCGTTAGCTAAATATGCTTGTTTGGTCATGTCTGGAAAGTCTCTTGGTGATCTCAATTTTACCGAGGAGGTTATTCCAAAACACATGTCTGTGAAGGAAGCAGTCCTTCCATTTGATAAATTTGCCGGTTGTGATGTGTTGTTGGGCCCAGAGATGCGTAGTACCGGTGAAGTTATGGGTATTGCCTATGACTTCTCTCTCGCCTTTGCTTTGGCCCAAATTGCTGCTGGACAGAAGCTACCACATTCTGGCACCGTGTTCTTGAGTTTGAACGATTTGACAAAACCTCACCTTCCAGCTATCGCCCGTTCCTTTCTAGACCTTGGATTCAACCTTGTCTCTACCTCAGGTACAGCTCGTATTCTGGAATTAGAAGGCATACCTGTTGAGCGAGTGTTAAAGATGCATGAAGGAAGACCTCATGCAGGGGATATGGTTGCCAACGGGCAGATCAATTTGATGGTGATTACAAGCTCGGGTGATGATCTTGATCAGATTGACGGACGGGCTCTGAGAAGGATGGCTCTAGCTTATAAGATTCCGATCGTAACAACAGTTGCTGGTGCTCTAGTGACAGCAGAGGCAATAAAGAGCCTAAAGTCTAGCCCTGTGAAAATGTATGCTCTTCAGGATTTCTTCCAAGACAAGGCAGAAACTGGTGCATCTAAGAGATTGCAGTCTGTGTCTTAA
- the LOC110776362 gene encoding uncharacterized protein, which produces MVTEAETKLQLFLQWLQVNGVELRGCNIKYCDSSKGFGLFSSINVPDGVLLVVPLDLAITPMRVLQDPLVGPPCRAMLEEGEVDDRFLIILFLTVERLRSNSTWKPYLDMIPSSFGNPLWFTEDEFQELKGTTVYRASTLQKKSLQAIFEEKVKDLVKKLLIMNGDSEREVAFEDFLWANSVFWTRALNIPLPRTYVFPEGSEIPAVDSISNGVNITSMEGETLWVEGLVPGIDFCNHAIKAATTWEVDSTGSTSGVPLSMYLLSVNQGPSNIQKEITISYGNKGNEELLYLYGFVIEDNPDDFLMVHYPTEALQSVSFSDSKTQLLQAQKSELRCLLPKSLLDRGFFPNSSSESKNVQECAKDKGPNYSWSGQRKTPSYVNKLVFPEDFLTSLRTVSMQEKELFNVQSLLEELVGTEGEREPSDAEVRAAVWEACGDSGALQLLVDLLNTKLIDLEEGSGTEESDSKLLDKTCIRDSPAFSISLSNAESSTVEVMSKNRWASIVYRRGQKQLTRMFLREAEHALQLCLKEEC; this is translated from the exons ATGGTAACCGAAGCAGAGACAAAGCTTCAATTATTTCTCCAATGGCTTCAG GTAAATGGAGTGGAGCTACGAGGTTGCAACATCAAATACTGCGATTCTAGTAAAGGGTTTGGTCTATTTTCCTCTATTAATGTTCCTGATG GGGTTTTGCTGGTTGTGCCTCTTGATTTGGCTATAACCCCCATGAGAGTTTTGCAAGACCCTTTAGTGGGACCACCATGTAGAGCAATGCTGGAGGAAGGTGAAGTGGATGATAGGTTCTTGATCATATTGTTCCTGACTGTCGAACGTCTCCGTAGTAATTCGACATGGAAACC GTACCTTGATATGATTCCTAGCTCCTTTGGAAACCCACTTTGGTTCACTGAAGATGAGTTTCAGGAACTGAAAGGGACTACTGTTTATCGAGCCAGCACGTTGCAA AAAAAGAGCTTGCAAGCTATCTTTGAGGAAAAGGTCAAGGATCTGGTAAAGAAACTTCTGATTATGAATGGAGACTCAGAAAG AGAGGTGGCTTTTGAAGACTTTCTATG GGCTAATTCTGTCTTCTGGACTCGTGCTCTGAACATTCCTCTTCCACGAACTTATGTATTTCCTGAAG GATCCGAGATTCCTGCAGTTGATAGCATTTCCAATGGGGTAAATATTACCTCTATGGAAGGAGAGACCCTATGGGTTGAAGGACTTGTTCCAGGAATCGACTTCTGCAACCATG CTATAAAAGCTGCAACAACATGGGAAGTTGATAGCACTGGATCCACCTCCGGAGTTCCCCTCTCAATGTATCTTCTGTCTG TAAATCAAGGTCCTTCTAATATTCAGAAAGAGATAACTATCAGCTATGGCAACAAAGGGAATGAG GAGCTGCTTTATCTATATGGATTTGTTATTGAAGATAATCCAGATGATTTTCTGATG GTGCATTATCCAACAGAGGCTCTTCAAAGTGTTTCATTTTCAGACTCCAAAACACAACTCCTCCAAGCACAG AAATCTGAATTACGGTGTCTGCTACCTAAAAGCTTGCTGGATCGCGGTTTTTTCCCGAACTCATCCTCAGAAAGCAAGAACGTTCAAGAATGTGCCAAGGACAAGGGCCCCAATTATAGTTGGAGTGGCCAGCGGAAAACCCCTTCATATGTGAATAAACTTGTTTTCCCTGAGGATTTTTTGACTTCCTTGCGGACTGTTTCCATGCAGGAGAAAGAACTTTTCAATGTTCAATCATTGCTTGAAGAG CTTGTTGGAACTGAAGGGGAGAGGGAGCCGTCAGACGCTGAAGTTCGAGCAGCTGTATGGGAAGCTTGCGGTGATTCTGGAGCTTTGCAACTTCTTGTTGATCTTCTGAATACAAA GTTGATTGATCTTGAAGAGGGTTCGGGTACAGAAGAGTCTGACTCCAAACTACTTGATAAAACTTGTATCAGAGATAGCCCTGCTTTTTCCATAAG TTTGAGCAACGCAGAGTCTAGCACGGTTGAGGTGATGAGCAAAAACAGGTGGGCGAGTATAGTCTATCGTCGAGGACAAAAGCAACTAACCCGTATGTTCCTACGTGAAGCCGAACATGCCTTGCAACTATGCTTGAAGGAAGAGTGCTAG